One window of the Anaeromyxobacter dehalogenans 2CP-C genome contains the following:
- a CDS encoding UDP-N-acetylmuramoyl-L-alanyl-D-glutamate--2,6-diaminopimelate ligase: MRLSTVIAGSGARGDLAGDPEITRVTGDSREVIPGAVFFALPGVQHDGHAFAAEAARRGAVAVVAERPVECAPARLLLAPSARRAMALAAASFCGRPAERLRMAAVTGTNGKTTVTYLVEACARAAAVPVGVLGTISFRFPGAERPASHTTPESTAIQAVLAEMVEAGARDAVMEVSSHALAQERVAGIRFQAAGFTNLTRDHLDYHRDMEAYFAAKRRLFTEHLAPGGTAVINARDPWGARLADQLGPGPRVWRYGGRAGDALRALEVRTGLAGTSATFETPAGAIAIRSPLVGQHNLENLLCAAGLALGLGLPPEAVARGLAASHGAPGRLERIDGRGLSVFVDYAHTDDALARMIAALRGLSPRRLVCVFGCGGDRDRGKRPLMGAAAAAADLAIVTSDNPRTEDPLAIIADVLPGLDRAGKPAIGAARARAGEDGYVVEPDRRAAIALAVECAREGDAVLVAGKGHEDYQQVGAERRPFSDRDEARKALGIA; the protein is encoded by the coding sequence ATGAGGCTCTCCACCGTCATCGCCGGCAGCGGCGCCCGCGGCGATCTCGCCGGCGATCCGGAGATCACGCGCGTCACCGGCGACTCGCGCGAGGTCATCCCCGGCGCGGTGTTCTTCGCGCTGCCCGGCGTCCAGCACGACGGCCACGCGTTCGCGGCCGAGGCGGCGCGGCGGGGCGCCGTCGCGGTGGTCGCCGAGCGGCCGGTCGAGTGCGCCCCCGCCCGGCTGCTGCTCGCGCCGTCCGCCCGCCGCGCCATGGCCCTCGCCGCCGCCAGCTTCTGCGGCCGGCCCGCCGAGCGCCTGCGCATGGCCGCGGTCACCGGCACGAACGGCAAGACCACCGTCACCTACCTGGTGGAGGCGTGCGCGCGCGCCGCCGCGGTGCCGGTGGGCGTCCTCGGCACCATCTCCTTCCGCTTCCCCGGCGCCGAGCGGCCGGCCAGCCACACCACCCCGGAGTCCACCGCCATCCAGGCGGTGCTGGCGGAGATGGTCGAGGCCGGCGCGCGGGACGCGGTGATGGAGGTGTCGTCGCACGCGCTCGCGCAGGAGCGGGTGGCCGGGATCCGCTTCCAGGCTGCCGGCTTCACCAACCTCACGCGCGACCACCTCGACTACCACCGCGACATGGAGGCGTACTTCGCCGCGAAGCGCCGGCTCTTCACCGAGCACCTCGCGCCGGGCGGCACCGCGGTGATCAACGCGCGCGATCCCTGGGGCGCGCGCCTCGCCGACCAGCTCGGGCCGGGGCCGCGCGTCTGGCGCTACGGCGGCCGGGCCGGCGACGCGCTGCGCGCGCTCGAGGTCCGGACCGGCCTCGCCGGCACCAGCGCGACCTTCGAGACCCCGGCCGGCGCCATCGCCATCCGCTCCCCGCTCGTCGGCCAGCACAACCTCGAGAACCTGCTCTGCGCCGCCGGCCTCGCGCTCGGCCTGGGACTGCCGCCCGAGGCGGTCGCCCGCGGCCTGGCCGCCTCGCACGGCGCGCCCGGCCGGCTGGAGCGGATCGACGGCCGCGGCCTCTCGGTGTTCGTGGACTACGCGCACACCGACGACGCGCTGGCGCGCATGATCGCGGCGCTGCGCGGGCTCTCCCCGCGGCGCCTGGTGTGCGTGTTCGGCTGCGGCGGCGACCGGGACCGGGGCAAGCGCCCGCTCATGGGCGCGGCGGCCGCGGCCGCGGACCTCGCCATCGTGACGAGCGACAACCCCCGCACCGAGGATCCGCTCGCGATCATCGCCGACGTGCTGCCCGGCCTGGACCGCGCCGGCAAGCCCGCCATCGGCGCCGCCCGGGCGCGCGCCGGCGAGGATGGCTACGTGGTGGAGCCGGACCGGCGCGCGGCCATCGCGCTCGCGGTCGAGTGCGCGCGCGAGGGCGACGCGGTGCTCGTCGCCGGCAAGGGGCACGAGGACTACCAGCAGGTGGGCGCCGAGAGGCGCCCCTTCTCCGACCGCGACGAGGCGCGCAAGGCGCTCGGGATCGCATGA
- the mraY gene encoding phospho-N-acetylmuramoyl-pentapeptide-transferase gives MLYHLLYPLAYKLSLLNVLRYPSFRIVAAGLTAMVLGLLLGPIFIERMRVLQYGSTNVREDTPDTHKKKAGTPSMGGALILASVAIATLLFADLANRFVWAALLVTLGYGAIGFTDDWLKISKKNSKGLAGKKKLVLQVLVVVVVYYACLTDWRFHVEHRFPWVFVGSYVDLHVTLPFVPSRLFNPDLGFLYLPFMVFVVIATSNAVNLTDGLDGLAIGPTVVSAMTFLALSYVAGATIAGFSLAEYLRVPYIPGAEELGVFCSAIFGAGVAFLWYNTYPASVFMGDVGSLALGGGLGMMAVLTKNEFASAILHGVFLTETVSVILQVWSFKTTGKRIFRMAPIHHHYELKGWAEPKIIVRFWIISVMLALVALLSIKLR, from the coding sequence ATGCTCTACCACCTCCTCTACCCGCTGGCCTACAAGCTCAGCCTCCTCAACGTCCTCCGCTACCCGTCCTTCCGCATCGTGGCGGCGGGGCTCACCGCCATGGTGCTGGGCCTGCTGCTCGGGCCGATCTTCATCGAGCGGATGCGGGTGCTCCAGTACGGCTCGACGAACGTCCGCGAGGACACGCCCGACACGCACAAGAAGAAGGCCGGCACGCCGTCGATGGGCGGCGCGCTGATCCTGGCCTCGGTCGCGATCGCCACCTTGCTGTTCGCCGACCTCGCCAACCGCTTCGTGTGGGCGGCCCTGCTCGTCACCCTCGGCTACGGCGCCATCGGCTTCACCGACGACTGGCTCAAGATCTCGAAGAAGAACTCGAAGGGCCTGGCCGGCAAGAAGAAGCTGGTGCTCCAGGTCCTGGTGGTGGTGGTGGTCTACTACGCCTGCCTCACCGACTGGCGCTTCCACGTCGAGCACCGCTTCCCCTGGGTGTTCGTGGGCAGCTACGTGGACCTCCACGTGACGCTGCCGTTCGTGCCGTCCCGGCTGTTCAACCCGGACCTCGGCTTCCTCTACCTGCCGTTCATGGTGTTCGTGGTGATCGCCACCTCGAACGCGGTGAACCTGACCGACGGCCTGGACGGCCTCGCCATCGGGCCGACCGTCGTGTCGGCCATGACGTTCCTGGCGCTCTCCTACGTGGCGGGCGCCACCATCGCCGGGTTCAGCCTGGCCGAGTACCTGCGGGTGCCGTACATCCCCGGCGCGGAGGAGCTGGGCGTGTTCTGCTCGGCCATCTTCGGCGCGGGCGTGGCGTTCCTCTGGTACAACACCTATCCGGCGTCGGTGTTCATGGGCGACGTGGGCTCGCTCGCCCTGGGGGGCGGCCTCGGCATGATGGCGGTGCTCACCAAGAACGAGTTCGCGAGCGCCATCCTGCACGGCGTCTTCCTGACCGAGACGGTGAGCGTCATCCTCCAGGTCTGGTCCTTCAAGACCACCGGCAAGCGCATCTTCCGGATGGCGCCCATCCACCACCACTACGAGCTGAAGGGGTGGGCGGAGCCGAAG
- a CDS encoding UDP-N-acetylmuramoyl-tripeptide--D-alanyl-D-alanine ligase: MTTPRSTPHFTSDELAAATGGRWLGAPPAAVDGVSTDTRTLAAGQLFVALKGERFDAHDHLEAAAAAGAAALVVSGAWAAAHPAPPRPALAVADTLAALGAIARFHRCRFGIPVIGVTGSNGKTTTREMIAAILATRGPVLKTEGNLNNEVGVPLTLFGLDDAHATAVIEMGMNHPGEIARLAAIAQPQVGVVTLAAPAHLEGLGTVEAVADAKAELYEGLPAGGIAVVNADDARMLKRGVASGRRMLTFASGRGRRGDVVVLEVLSQSVEGLRFVLGVGNREVPVHIPGLVGAHNARNAAAAACAAIAVGCTDREIAQGLAAVRPVGRRLRLERLPSGVQLVDDCYNANPASMSAALEVLRDLAAAPGARAVAVLGDMLELGSFEAEAHRALGAEAATAGVAVLAAFGPRARATAEAARAAGLAETFHTEDLDRLVAFVRERLRPTDVLLVKGSRGMKLERLVEALR, translated from the coding sequence ATGACCACTCCCCGCTCCACGCCGCACTTCACCTCCGACGAGCTCGCGGCCGCGACCGGCGGCCGCTGGCTCGGCGCCCCGCCGGCCGCGGTGGACGGCGTCTCCACCGACACCCGCACGCTCGCCGCGGGGCAGCTCTTCGTGGCGCTGAAGGGCGAGCGCTTCGACGCGCACGACCACCTGGAGGCCGCCGCCGCGGCCGGCGCCGCCGCGCTGGTGGTGTCCGGGGCGTGGGCCGCCGCGCACCCCGCCCCCCCGCGCCCCGCGCTCGCGGTGGCCGACACGCTCGCGGCGCTCGGCGCGATCGCGCGCTTCCACCGCTGCCGGTTCGGCATCCCGGTGATCGGGGTCACCGGCTCGAACGGCAAGACCACCACGCGCGAGATGATCGCCGCCATCCTGGCCACCCGCGGCCCGGTGCTGAAGACCGAGGGCAACCTGAACAACGAGGTGGGCGTCCCGCTCACGCTGTTCGGCCTGGACGACGCGCACGCGACCGCGGTCATCGAGATGGGGATGAACCACCCCGGCGAGATCGCGCGGCTCGCCGCGATCGCCCAGCCGCAGGTCGGGGTGGTGACGCTGGCCGCGCCCGCCCACCTGGAGGGGCTCGGCACGGTGGAGGCGGTGGCGGACGCGAAGGCCGAGCTGTACGAGGGGTTGCCGGCCGGCGGGATCGCGGTGGTGAACGCGGACGACGCGCGCATGCTGAAGCGCGGCGTCGCCTCCGGCCGCCGCATGCTCACGTTCGCCTCCGGCCGCGGCCGGCGCGGCGACGTGGTGGTGCTCGAGGTCCTCTCGCAGTCGGTGGAGGGGCTCCGCTTCGTGCTCGGCGTCGGCAACCGCGAGGTCCCGGTCCACATCCCCGGCCTGGTCGGCGCGCACAACGCCCGCAACGCCGCGGCCGCCGCCTGCGCGGCCATCGCGGTGGGCTGCACCGATCGCGAGATCGCGCAGGGGCTCGCCGCGGTCCGGCCGGTGGGCCGCCGCCTGCGCCTGGAGCGCCTCCCCTCCGGCGTCCAGCTGGTGGACGACTGCTACAACGCGAACCCGGCCTCGATGTCGGCGGCGCTCGAGGTCCTGCGCGACCTCGCCGCCGCGCCCGGCGCCCGCGCGGTCGCGGTGCTCGGGGACATGCTCGAGCTGGGGAGCTTCGAGGCGGAGGCGCACCGCGCGCTCGGCGCCGAGGCGGCGACCGCCGGGGTGGCGGTGCTGGCCGCGTTCGGGCCGCGCGCCCGCGCCACCGCCGAGGCCGCCCGCGCGGCCGGCCTCGCCGAGACCTTCCACACCGAGGACCTGGACCGCCTCGTCGCGTTCGTGCGCGAGCGGCTCCGTCCCACCGACGTCCTGCTCGTGAAGGGGAGCCGCGGCATGAAGCTCGAGCGGCTCGTCGAGGCCCTGCGCTAG